The Cellulophaga sp. L1A9 genome window below encodes:
- a CDS encoding ABC transporter permease yields MKQEITLEKESQGITFLKPIATLFKAKFEKDAVVKSLKKTGITLVSILLFLALWHLGSKALYNKEATYKIEKALSEQGQEAADAEKACIASGDSSCQPNTLPSPTQVWASFQSLIADHKLIKAKKEAFATKMAATNEKLVAQGKDAIIYTGRASFVDTVLTSIKTVFAGFLLALIIAVPIGVVIGLSPSLRSAFNWFIQIFKPVSPVVWYLLVFMIVKTLYIGANSDNAFVISFISVGLCSMWATLVNTAMGVSSVDKDYINVAKVLKLGTFQKIFKVILPSSLPLIFTGLRITLSVAWMVLIAIELLAQSPGLGLFVWEEFQNGANDSNAKIIVAMFVIGIIGFLLDRLMLMVQQMVSFNKNEGI; encoded by the coding sequence ATGAAACAAGAAATCACATTGGAAAAAGAAAGCCAAGGCATTACATTTTTAAAGCCAATAGCTACACTGTTCAAAGCGAAATTTGAAAAAGATGCTGTAGTAAAGTCTTTGAAAAAAACAGGAATTACACTGGTATCTATTCTTTTGTTCCTGGCCTTATGGCACCTTGGATCAAAGGCATTATACAACAAAGAAGCTACCTATAAAATTGAAAAAGCTTTATCAGAACAAGGTCAGGAAGCGGCAGATGCAGAAAAGGCGTGTATAGCATCTGGGGATAGTAGTTGCCAGCCCAATACTCTGCCTTCTCCTACACAAGTTTGGGCTTCTTTTCAGTCTTTAATAGCAGATCATAAACTTATAAAAGCGAAGAAAGAAGCTTTTGCTACTAAAATGGCAGCTACCAATGAAAAATTGGTAGCACAAGGTAAAGATGCTATCATTTATACGGGGCGTGCATCCTTTGTAGATACTGTTTTAACGAGTATTAAAACTGTTTTTGCAGGGTTTCTCTTAGCACTAATCATTGCAGTACCTATTGGAGTTGTGATTGGTTTGAGTCCGTCTTTACGAAGTGCATTCAATTGGTTTATACAAATATTTAAACCAGTATCACCAGTAGTATGGTATTTGTTGGTTTTTATGATTGTAAAAACCTTGTACATCGGTGCAAACTCCGATAATGCTTTTGTCATCTCGTTTATTAGTGTTGGCTTGTGTTCTATGTGGGCTACATTGGTGAATACCGCAATGGGAGTTTCCTCAGTAGATAAAGATTATATCAATGTGGCTAAAGTGCTAAAATTAGGCACCTTTCAGAAAATATTTAAAGTAATTCTACCCTCATCATTGCCTTTGATTTTTACAGGGTTGAGAATTACATTGTCTGTGGCGTGGATGGTTCTAATTGCAATAGAGTTGTTGGCACAAAGTCCAGGTTTAGGATTATTTGTTTGGGAAGAGTTTCAAAATGGCGCCAATGATTCTAACGCTAAAATTATCGTTGCCATGTTTGTTATCGGGATTATAGGATTCCTTTTAGATAGGCTAATGCTTATGGTACAGCAAATGGTATCATTCAATAAAAACGAAGGAATATAA
- a CDS encoding DNA/RNA non-specific endonuclease, which produces MKTYVIHRVSLLIFSVFIFSSCTNDDVSYYEEIELSSELLISGSKNVPTYFFDNEGYFKHRHTAKGIDGFIEGFEVASKSSYAANDVIIENSGSWNLSDALIGALTNDRKYGSKSVRIRNSGHLIMNFDMTNGVESLSIRHAAYGADGTSTWQLVLSYDSGVSWLTVGDVVTTNSTILNTVVYELNEPGSARYGILKLSGGANRVNIDNIEMSIPDVSVDAGIASKDSNITFGNPSDAGVLSDNYYLDNTDYVLSYNNSKGTANWVSWHLSAAWTGDTERCNCFKQDVSLPTSFFRATTSNYTNTGFNRGHLCPSADRNGDEDSNENTYYMTNIAPQSPNNNQGIWANFEDYLRDLASEGNEIHVIAGVAGVGGTGSNGAADLIYNTNITVPDTFWKVVLILPNGSDDINRVASSTRMIAINVPNDQGISSDWTQFTTSVDSVEILTGYDFFENIPNTIEAVIEAVVDSGPAI; this is translated from the coding sequence ATGAAAACTTATGTAATTCATCGTGTATCACTTTTAATATTTTCAGTATTCATTTTTAGTAGTTGTACTAATGATGATGTGAGTTATTATGAAGAAATTGAGTTATCATCAGAACTTTTGATTTCGGGCTCAAAAAATGTTCCCACTTATTTTTTTGATAATGAAGGTTATTTTAAACACCGTCACACCGCAAAAGGGATAGATGGTTTTATAGAAGGTTTTGAGGTGGCCTCAAAATCTAGTTACGCAGCTAATGATGTTATCATTGAAAATTCAGGAAGTTGGAATCTTTCTGATGCATTGATTGGTGCATTGACCAATGATAGAAAATATGGTTCTAAATCGGTTAGAATAAGAAATTCAGGACACTTGATTATGAATTTTGATATGACTAACGGGGTAGAATCTTTAAGTATTCGGCATGCCGCATATGGTGCTGATGGCACTTCTACCTGGCAACTAGTGCTATCTTATGATAGTGGTGTATCATGGTTAACGGTAGGCGATGTGGTGACCACCAATTCTACAATTTTAAACACAGTTGTTTATGAATTAAATGAACCAGGGAGTGCACGCTATGGTATTTTAAAATTATCAGGAGGAGCTAATCGCGTAAATATCGATAATATTGAAATGAGCATACCAGACGTTTCTGTAGACGCTGGCATTGCTTCAAAAGATAGTAACATTACTTTCGGAAATCCTTCTGATGCAGGTGTGTTATCAGATAATTACTATTTAGATAATACAGATTATGTCCTGTCTTATAATAACTCTAAAGGAACAGCAAATTGGGTGAGCTGGCATTTAAGTGCCGCTTGGACAGGTGATACAGAAAGGTGTAATTGTTTTAAACAAGATGTTTCGCTTCCTACTAGTTTTTTTAGAGCTACCACATCAAACTATACCAATACAGGATTTAATAGAGGGCATTTGTGCCCTTCGGCAGATAGAAATGGTGATGAAGATTCGAATGAGAACACCTATTATATGACCAATATAGCCCCTCAATCTCCTAATAATAACCAAGGAATTTGGGCAAATTTTGAAGATTATTTAAGAGATTTGGCTAGTGAGGGAAATGAAATCCATGTTATTGCTGGCGTTGCCGGTGTTGGTGGAACAGGATCTAATGGGGCTGCAGATTTAATATATAATACGAACATTACGGTACCCGATACCTTTTGGAAAGTAGTGTTAATTTTGCCTAATGGTTCGGATGATATCAACAGAGTAGCATCTTCTACTAGAATGATTGCTATTAATGTGCCTAATGATCAAGGTATTAGCAGTGATTGGACGCAATTTACTACCTCAGTAGATTCCGTAGAAATACTTACGGGTTATGACTTTTTTGAAAATATACCAAACACTATTGAAGCGGTAATAGAAGCTGTAGTAGATAGTGGTCCTGCTATTTAA
- a CDS encoding ABC transporter ATP-binding protein — MNSAPIDTKDSYLENGIYYPSKVMLDLKDLKKVYPTPKGDYVVLEDLNLQIMKEEFVTIIGHSGCGKTTMLSMIAGLNPISGGNISVLGNPVKGPGPDRGVIFQSPSLMPWMTALQNVLLGVNQVFPHATKKQRTDIAKYYLHKVGLDGAFHKKATELSQGMQQRVGIARAFAIKPKVLLLDEPFGMLDSLTRGELQDILIEIWNKEKITAVMITHDVDEAIFLADRVVMMTSGPKAKIGDVLNIDFERPRTRKSVLEHQDYYKYRKHLIDFLEH, encoded by the coding sequence ATGAATTCAGCACCCATAGATACCAAAGACTCTTATTTAGAAAATGGGATTTACTACCCTTCAAAGGTAATGTTAGATCTTAAAGACCTAAAAAAGGTGTATCCTACGCCTAAGGGAGATTATGTAGTTCTTGAAGATTTGAATTTACAAATCATGAAAGAAGAGTTTGTTACCATTATTGGGCATTCTGGTTGTGGTAAAACAACCATGCTTTCTATGATTGCCGGTCTCAACCCTATATCTGGAGGAAATATTTCCGTATTAGGAAATCCTGTAAAAGGTCCGGGTCCAGATCGAGGTGTTATTTTTCAATCACCAAGTTTAATGCCTTGGATGACAGCATTACAGAATGTGCTTTTAGGAGTTAATCAAGTATTTCCACACGCCACAAAAAAACAACGTACAGATATTGCTAAATATTATTTGCACAAAGTAGGATTAGATGGGGCTTTCCATAAAAAGGCAACAGAACTTTCTCAAGGAATGCAACAGCGGGTGGGTATTGCAAGAGCCTTTGCTATTAAGCCTAAGGTATTGTTATTAGATGAGCCTTTTGGAATGTTAGACTCTTTAACAAGGGGTGAGCTTCAAGATATTCTGATAGAAATATGGAATAAAGAAAAAATTACCGCAGTAATGATTACCCATGATGTAGATGAGGCCATTTTTCTTGCGGATCGTGTGGTGATGATGACCAGTGGACCCAAAGCCAAGATTGGCGATGTGCTCAACATCGATTTTGAAAGACCAAGAACAAGAAAATCTGTCTTAGAACATCAAGATTACTACAAATACAGAAAACACTTAATAGATTTTTTAGAACATTAA
- a CDS encoding ABC transporter ATP-binding protein produces MAYLELKNVCKTYGHGKDSTAVLSNINLKIEEGEFVAIVGFTGSGKTTLVNLINGLIKPTSGEILFKGEPVVGTSHERGVIFQNYSLLPWLTVAQNVSMAVKEAFPKESKKEIKDRVANYVEMVGLSHAINKRPKELSGGMRQRVAVARALAMKPEMIIMDEPLGALDALTRGNLQDEILNIWNQDKRTALLITNDVDEGIYMADRIIPLKPGPRATLGPEFKIEIARPRDKTELNDNVNFMKTRNEIIAYLMAIGEDRKSVSEVEYVLPDVAPKSFVN; encoded by the coding sequence ATGGCATATTTAGAACTAAAAAATGTTTGCAAAACATACGGTCATGGAAAAGATAGTACTGCCGTGCTTTCTAATATCAATTTAAAAATTGAAGAAGGAGAATTTGTAGCTATTGTAGGGTTTACTGGGAGCGGAAAAACAACCTTGGTGAATCTTATAAACGGACTCATAAAACCTACAAGTGGAGAGATTTTGTTTAAGGGAGAACCTGTGGTAGGTACAAGCCATGAACGCGGAGTTATTTTTCAAAATTATTCCCTACTTCCATGGTTAACGGTTGCTCAGAATGTATCCATGGCGGTCAAAGAAGCTTTTCCAAAAGAAAGTAAAAAAGAAATAAAAGATAGAGTAGCTAACTATGTAGAAATGGTTGGCTTATCACACGCGATTAATAAAAGGCCAAAAGAGCTATCTGGCGGTATGCGTCAACGGGTAGCAGTGGCAAGAGCTTTAGCAATGAAGCCGGAGATGATTATTATGGACGAACCTTTAGGGGCACTTGATGCTTTGACAAGAGGGAATTTACAAGATGAGATTTTGAATATTTGGAATCAAGATAAGCGCACAGCATTATTAATTACAAATGATGTTGATGAAGGGATCTATATGGCAGACCGAATTATTCCATTAAAACCAGGGCCTAGGGCAACCTTAGGCCCAGAGTTTAAAATAGAAATCGCCCGCCCTAGGGATAAAACAGAATTAAATGATAATGTCAATTTTATGAAAACAAGAAATGAGATTATCGCTTATTTAATGGCAATTGGTGAAGACCGAAAATCTGTTTCAGAAGTAGAATACGTGCTGCCAGATGTAGCTCCAAAAAGTTTTGTAAACTAA
- a CDS encoding alginate export family protein codes for MKKEQYVLLGLFLLATQFITAQFTIDGEFRPRTEYRHGFGSIIADDADAGFGISTRARVNFGYADESYKVYLSLQDVMTWGENRQLLPADANNSFAIFEAWGELTLGEGFSTKIGRQTLDYDDQRILGSVGWTQQARNHDAALLKYKKDKFLLDVGLAFNQDKADLSGFSSVGTEYSTTGFFSYKTMQYVYLKQSWDAFSGSLLVLNNGFQEYEDDATTPDGTSSLLTLGTHLAYKKGKLGLDSNIFLQTGKRQGEVDVKGAYLASLDASFKTSDKVTLGAGVEIISGNDGDAGETGAFFPLYGTNHKFNGFMDYFYVGNHANSIGLLDVHVSAKFQLNETSSLMVKALNFSGEQELASGEKSLGTEIDLVFAKKFKGYGLAIGYSQMFASDGMYELKGITEDAAAGGQNWAWVMLTIKPKFLNTASK; via the coding sequence ATGAAAAAGGAACAATACGTACTATTAGGACTCTTTTTATTGGCAACACAATTTATAACAGCACAATTTACTATAGATGGTGAATTTAGACCACGAACAGAATACCGTCATGGTTTTGGAAGTATAATAGCAGATGATGCAGATGCCGGGTTTGGAATATCTACGAGAGCACGTGTAAATTTTGGGTATGCAGATGAATCCTACAAGGTGTATTTAAGTTTACAGGATGTAATGACGTGGGGGGAAAATAGACAATTATTACCCGCTGATGCTAACAATTCTTTTGCCATTTTTGAAGCTTGGGGAGAATTAACATTGGGAGAAGGTTTTTCAACCAAAATAGGAAGACAAACATTAGATTATGATGATCAAAGAATTTTAGGTTCTGTAGGGTGGACGCAACAAGCACGTAACCATGATGCTGCACTTTTAAAATATAAGAAAGATAAATTTTTATTGGATGTAGGTTTAGCATTTAATCAAGATAAAGCAGATTTATCAGGTTTTTCCTCTGTAGGTACGGAGTATAGTACAACAGGGTTCTTTTCTTATAAAACGATGCAATATGTTTACTTAAAACAAAGCTGGGATGCATTCTCAGGAAGTTTATTGGTATTAAACAATGGTTTTCAAGAATATGAAGATGATGCTACAACACCAGATGGCACCAGTAGTTTGCTAACGCTTGGAACTCATTTGGCGTATAAAAAAGGAAAATTAGGCTTGGACAGTAATATCTTTTTACAAACAGGAAAAAGACAAGGAGAAGTAGATGTAAAGGGTGCTTATTTAGCGAGTCTAGATGCAAGCTTTAAAACGTCTGATAAAGTTACATTGGGAGCTGGGGTAGAAATCATTAGTGGTAATGATGGCGATGCAGGAGAAACAGGAGCTTTCTTTCCGCTGTACGGAACCAATCATAAGTTTAATGGGTTTATGGATTATTTCTATGTTGGGAACCACGCAAACTCAATAGGCTTATTAGATGTACATGTTAGTGCAAAATTTCAATTGAATGAAACCTCTAGTTTAATGGTTAAAGCTTTAAATTTTAGTGGCGAACAAGAGTTAGCCAGTGGAGAAAAGTCGCTAGGAACAGAGATAGATCTTGTTTTTGCAAAGAAATTTAAAGGGTACGGACTTGCCATTGGATACTCTCAAATGTTTGCTAGCGATGGCATGTATGAATTAAAAGGAATTACAGAAGATGCAGCTGCAGGTGGTCAAAATTGGGCTTGGGTAATGTTAACCATCAAACCAAAGTTCTTAAATACAGCGTCAAAATAA